A genome region from Ligilactobacillus cholophilus includes the following:
- a CDS encoding phage tail protein — translation MKDKLVIKNNEYQEPLNSVLADSFQETITVNQAWQLQFNAYDDGSVAFSLLQAQNSILWKGQEFIIKQSQPTYANSLNTTQVTATHIGYDVSRVFQHNSNSGTKTYSVNDVLSYYLSGNSFGYSWEVIGNFDKQQIDNLGNSNGQDMLSKITSTWSNAVITFDNKKIKVYNADDFYKDNSKVITYLGNSNSIQLTYDSTSLVNKLYCVSDGNSTEENSKPPFNPFYVQDDASIKKYGIYEGNTLSDNRFTDANSMREYAKTQLQPEPSLSIQVQFLNGTKGYNIGDICTLIIPELDLKTKVKVTQVTLYPLSDNAQNQAQLENTAKTILNYNESLHNYTKAQATIQSNVSTSISNAIQSNQEEINKINESLKQSSQTVTNDYGSIIYTLNNGVVYVNATFTNIVKNTTFNVPSGYGSKTTINNSLIVNSSGTNYILNYSISDTTLTITNISDLAGNAVAKITSCTANFNYLI, via the coding sequence ATGAAAGATAAACTAGTTATAAAAAACAATGAATATCAAGAACCTCTAAATAGTGTTTTAGCTGATTCATTCCAAGAAACTATTACAGTTAATCAAGCATGGCAATTACAATTTAATGCGTATGATGATGGAAGTGTTGCTTTTAGTTTATTACAAGCACAAAACAGCATTTTATGGAAGGGACAAGAATTTATAATAAAACAGTCCCAGCCAACATATGCTAATAGTCTCAATACTACGCAAGTAACCGCTACTCATATTGGCTATGATGTTAGTAGAGTATTCCAACATAATTCTAATAGTGGAACTAAGACATATAGCGTTAATGACGTATTAAGTTATTATTTGAGTGGTAATAGTTTTGGTTATAGTTGGGAAGTAATAGGGAACTTTGATAAGCAACAGATAGATAATCTGGGCAATTCAAATGGACAAGACATGCTATCAAAAATAACAAGTACGTGGAGTAATGCAGTAATTACTTTTGATAACAAGAAAATTAAAGTATACAACGCAGATGATTTTTATAAGGATAATTCTAAAGTAATTACATATCTAGGCAATAGTAACTCTATTCAACTCACTTATGATAGTACTAGCTTAGTAAATAAATTGTATTGTGTAAGTGATGGCAATAGTACAGAGGAGAACAGTAAACCACCTTTTAATCCGTTTTATGTACAAGATGATGCAAGTATAAAGAAGTATGGTATCTATGAAGGTAATACCCTTAGCGATAATAGATTTACTGATGCTAACTCAATGAGGGAGTATGCTAAAACACAATTACAACCAGAACCAAGCCTAAGCATTCAAGTTCAATTTCTGAATGGTACTAAGGGTTATAACATTGGTGATATTTGTACTTTAATTATTCCCGAACTTGATTTAAAGACTAAAGTAAAGGTTACTCAAGTTACTTTATATCCACTTAGTGATAATGCACAAAATCAAGCACAACTTGAGAATACAGCTAAGACAATCTTAAATTATAATGAATCCTTGCACAATTACACTAAGGCTCAAGCAACAATACAATCAAATGTAAGTACCTCTATATCAAATGCTATTCAATCTAACCAAGAAGAAATTAATAAGATTAATGAAAGTCTTAAGCAATCTTCACAAACTGTTACAAATGATTATGGCAGTATTATATATACCTTAAATAATGGTGTAGTTTATGTTAATGCAACTTTTACTAATATTGTAAAAAATACTACTTTTAATGTTCCTAGTGGATATGGTAGCAAGACAACCATTAATAATAGTTTAATTGTTAATAGTTCAGGTACTAATTACATTCTTAATTATAGTATTTCAGATACAACGCTAACTATTACTAATATTAGTGATTTAGCAGGTAATGCAGTTGCTAAAATAACAAGTTGTACCGCAAACTTTAACTATTTAATTTAG
- a CDS encoding XkdX family protein has translation MFEMIKNFYNLGLYTPTDLDLFVSVGYITPEQKEEIINPPKVEESTK, from the coding sequence ATGTTTGAAATGATTAAAAACTTTTATAACTTAGGATTATATACACCAACAGATTTAGATTTATTTGTTAGTGTTGGTTATATCACCCCTGAACAAAAAGAAGAAATTATTAATCCTCCAAAAGTAGAAGAATCAACTAAATAA
- a CDS encoding glycoside hydrolase family 113 → MKNLTLLNDNTNIKLNDTGTVIQFKASNEGQPVGLSNGQNAVFRIKNELGFLKSVQATTSYGGYVFELDTSNLSDLVPDTYQVELLVQVDSDNALIFPDNGFIDFTITKNALNIIGEQLPVMSLDDFTKQFDNYVQSVKQGPQGPQGVQGPKGDKGDKGNAGAITTVKSVKSLLDLFSKYYQIDASRASVGTGDYNYYDKNNLTLYNYQYNGETVAYYPYNSGSGSSATLSPIPLDKGCQNSGIQIDFDLVTTADGGTFTVVLPDFPSVILPVNEIKQGTNHYSFFAQTGSVPSSAYFVNMGLKLSNYTGQLGIKNLVVRVNNAFVDYEKTYDAMIKNINSSINGKADTDELDLFDSGLFDSIKPYLTEKDNLSNSIEQALHETITNTNDLINATNNNLSKFASSSMVMSPTNVKGGNVSAFGDMDYNEIQNQGEALNLNTITVSLLVRCDSATSSTLTVTDDDWAKVKADVAALKQRGFKILIQPYPYIANGSVAEVDWNPSDITTWFNQYSEILQQIAEYAQSEKLYGMYVATNLVHLEQYEDKWVSIIQNVKKTYSGKVFFRTNWWKTASWAPETVTAYQATLNRTFWQYVDVIAIAAYFEVTDEQNPGSETLQKELHATEIYDRKQDIVTEIKNFHDKWNKPVFFGELGLPPYSNAPSKPYDNQMDKTSKYSEVVQSNWFDAWYTVFSQFDWWLGYSIFEIGSNSSYNPYGKMASSTIRMQVFGGENKPTSMISKDVPNVPTKGDIWFVSDDSNNITAIKSWNGTEWVQFNLKLN, encoded by the coding sequence ATGAAAAATTTAACTCTTTTAAATGATAATACCAATATTAAGTTAAATGATACGGGTACAGTTATCCAATTTAAAGCAAGTAACGAAGGGCAACCCGTAGGGCTTTCAAACGGACAAAATGCAGTATTTAGAATTAAAAATGAATTAGGTTTTCTTAAGTCTGTTCAAGCAACTACTAGCTATGGTGGCTATGTATTTGAATTAGATACAAGTAATTTAAGTGATTTAGTACCAGATACATACCAAGTAGAATTATTAGTTCAAGTTGACTCTGATAATGCTTTAATTTTTCCAGATAATGGATTTATTGATTTTACGATTACTAAAAATGCTCTAAACATTATAGGCGAACAACTCCCAGTAATGAGTTTAGACGATTTCACAAAACAATTTGATAACTATGTTCAATCTGTAAAACAAGGACCACAAGGACCACAAGGTGTTCAAGGTCCAAAAGGGGACAAGGGAGATAAAGGTAACGCTGGGGCAATTACAACAGTTAAGAGTGTAAAATCTCTTCTTGATTTATTTAGTAAATATTATCAAATCGACGCAAGCCGTGCCAGTGTTGGTACGGGTGATTATAATTATTACGATAAAAATAATTTGACTTTGTATAATTACCAATACAACGGCGAAACAGTCGCATATTATCCTTACAACAGTGGTTCGGGTTCAAGTGCTACATTGAGTCCTATTCCTTTAGACAAAGGTTGTCAAAACAGTGGTATTCAAATTGATTTTGATTTAGTAACGACTGCGGACGGTGGAACATTTACGGTTGTGTTACCTGATTTTCCAAGTGTTATCTTACCAGTTAATGAAATTAAACAAGGTACTAATCATTATAGTTTTTTTGCTCAAACGGGTTCAGTTCCTAGCTCTGCTTATTTTGTAAATATGGGATTAAAATTAAGCAATTATACAGGACAATTAGGAATAAAAAACCTAGTCGTAAGAGTGAATAATGCGTTTGTTGATTATGAAAAAACATATGATGCAATGATTAAGAATATTAATTCATCAATTAATGGAAAAGCAGATACTGATGAATTAGATTTGTTCGATAGTGGATTATTTGATAGTATCAAACCTTATTTGACAGAAAAAGATAATCTATCAAATAGCATAGAACAAGCGTTGCATGAAACTATTACAAATACCAATGATTTAATTAATGCAACAAATAACAATCTTTCAAAATTTGCAAGTTCATCAATGGTTATGAGTCCAACTAATGTTAAAGGTGGAAATGTTAGTGCTTTTGGAGATATGGATTACAATGAAATTCAAAATCAAGGAGAAGCATTAAATTTAAACACTATCACAGTATCACTTTTAGTTCGTTGCGATAGTGCTACCAGTTCGACCTTGACTGTTACTGATGATGATTGGGCAAAGGTAAAAGCAGACGTTGCAGCATTGAAACAACGTGGATTTAAGATTTTAATTCAACCATACCCATATATCGCTAATGGTTCAGTAGCGGAAGTTGACTGGAATCCAAGTGATATAACTACTTGGTTTAATCAATATTCAGAAATACTACAACAAATAGCGGAATACGCACAATCTGAAAAACTTTATGGAATGTATGTAGCTACTAACCTTGTACATCTTGAACAGTACGAAGATAAGTGGGTATCAATTATTCAAAATGTCAAGAAAACATATTCAGGTAAAGTATTTTTTAGAACAAACTGGTGGAAAACAGCAAGTTGGGCTCCTGAAACTGTTACAGCATATCAAGCTACATTAAACAGAACATTTTGGCAATACGTTGATGTAATTGCGATTGCTGCTTATTTTGAAGTTACAGACGAGCAGAATCCAGGTTCAGAAACGTTACAAAAAGAACTGCATGCAACCGAGATTTACGACCGTAAACAAGATATTGTTACTGAAATTAAGAATTTTCATGATAAATGGAATAAACCTGTTTTCTTTGGCGAATTAGGATTGCCACCTTATTCAAATGCTCCAAGTAAACCATATGATAACCAAATGGATAAGACAAGTAAATATAGTGAAGTAGTTCAATCTAATTGGTTTGACGCATGGTATACAGTATTTAGTCAATTTGATTGGTGGTTAGGATATTCCATTTTTGAAATTGGTTCTAACTCCAGTTATAATCCTTATGGCAAAATGGCAAGCTCTACAATTCGTATGCAAGTATTTGGTGGAGAAAACAAGCCAACAAGCATGATTAGTAAAGATGTTCCTAATGTTCCAACTAAAGGAGATATTTGGTTTGTTAGTGATGATAGCAATAATATTACAGCCATAAAAAGTTGGAATGGTACAGAGTGGGTTCAATTCAATTTGAAATTAAATTAA
- a CDS encoding GH25 family lysozyme, translated as MLKDKLKRLSLGLATVFTAVGIGVSASADSVRSYGTDLSKYQGYTAQFVRSDDEFTICQVGGMYSDGSTYNQATYTSQIKSALQQGKRAHSYIWLQTGTNANLAVKCVENFLPTIQNAAPKGSIIALDCEAGYSANTKDANTNAVIKAMDRVKQAGYTPVFYSYKAYALEHFNMGDILKAYPDSFWVAGYPYTNGIYPAPFEYFPSTDGVCIWQFSDNGDGTIKNLDYNIDLTGITKKGYTTSNEPTTQTPVVEEVEKEETVTNTNEDYAQKGTFTANTTLNIRTAPSTSASVVGTYAPGESLVYDHVYIKGKYVWLRYMSYSGSYHYVCAGILGGDEYGTRKAYSTTTVTKTYTVKSGDTLSSIANKLGVSVSYLQSKNNISNANLIYAGQSLNY; from the coding sequence ATGCTAAAAGATAAATTAAAAAGATTGTCTTTAGGTCTTGCAACTGTATTTACAGCTGTTGGTATTGGTGTTAGTGCTAGTGCTGATAGTGTTAGAAGCTATGGTACTGATTTGAGTAAATATCAAGGCTATACAGCTCAATTTGTGAGGTCAGACGATGAATTTACTATCTGTCAAGTAGGTGGTATGTATTCAGACGGAAGTACATACAATCAGGCTACTTATACAAGTCAAATTAAGTCAGCATTACAACAAGGTAAAAGGGCTCACTCTTACATATGGTTACAAACTGGAACAAATGCTAACTTAGCGGTTAAATGTGTGGAGAATTTCCTACCTACTATTCAAAATGCAGCTCCAAAGGGCTCTATTATTGCGTTAGATTGTGAAGCTGGTTATAGTGCAAATACTAAAGATGCTAACACAAACGCAGTTATTAAAGCTATGGATAGGGTTAAACAAGCGGGCTATACACCAGTATTCTATTCATACAAAGCATATGCTTTAGAACATTTTAATATGGGTGATATTCTTAAGGCTTATCCAGACAGTTTCTGGGTTGCTGGTTATCCTTACACTAATGGTATTTATCCAGCTCCCTTTGAATATTTCCCAAGTACAGACGGTGTATGTATTTGGCAATTTTCCGATAATGGAGACGGTACTATTAAGAATTTAGATTATAACATTGATTTAACAGGTATCACTAAAAAGGGCTATACAACAAGCAACGAACCTACAACACAAACTCCAGTAGTTGAAGAAGTAGAAAAAGAAGAAACTGTAACTAATACTAATGAAGATTACGCACAAAAAGGGACATTTACAGCAAACACAACCTTAAACATTAGAACAGCCCCTTCAACTAGTGCTAGTGTCGTTGGTACTTATGCACCTGGAGAAAGTCTAGTGTACGATCATGTTTACATTAAAGGTAAATATGTATGGTTGCGTTATATGAGTTACAGCGGAAGTTATCATTACGTTTGTGCTGGTATTCTTGGTGGAGATGAATACGGTACAAGAAAAGCATATTCCACTACTACTGTAACAAAGACATATACTGTAAAGAGTGGCGATACATTGAGTAGCATTGCAAATAAATTAGGTGTTTCAGTATCTTATTTACAAAGTAAGAATAACATTAGTAACGCTAACTTGATTTATGCTGGACAATCCCTAAACTATTAA
- a CDS encoding tyrosine-type recombinase/integrase, with protein sequence MAIIKKDNLFIVRISYKKGGKYHTKYKSGFTTREQAEEYAQYFKKYLREPVQDKNNKETKVTLYHYFYEWYSTFIEPKITYNTKRHYKTVLKIIKVYFKNKKLCEVTRTDYQKFINWYGSNHVKATVNKMHYHIKAMVNNAILDGVLTKDFTQSINIVYSDKNKKSVDYLNLKEIKTIIKYLFNSIDTNKRTNNTYIFLLTGFLTGMRLGEIQALTWNDVNFDTCKIDINKSWDCYNYKFKKTKTKASNRVIVIPNNLAKILKHKKETDKPNSRNLIFYNGGARCVPESSNINRALRRLFKRLNINRKNYHFHSVRHSFVALTYSLGIDMYAISRHLGHANITITMNTYSYLLEEFKEEQEHNLVNSLTKIYK encoded by the coding sequence ATGGCAATTATTAAAAAAGATAACCTCTTTATAGTTCGTATTAGTTACAAGAAAGGCGGTAAATACCATACTAAGTATAAAAGTGGTTTCACTACTAGAGAGCAAGCCGAAGAATACGCACAATATTTTAAAAAATATTTAAGAGAACCTGTACAGGACAAAAATAATAAAGAAACAAAAGTAACACTATATCATTATTTTTACGAATGGTATTCAACATTTATTGAACCTAAAATAACATATAATACTAAAAGGCACTATAAAACTGTATTAAAAATAATCAAGGTCTATTTTAAAAATAAGAAACTTTGTGAAGTAACTAGAACAGATTACCAAAAATTTATAAATTGGTATGGTAGCAATCATGTTAAAGCTACAGTTAATAAAATGCACTACCATATTAAAGCAATGGTTAATAATGCTATTTTAGATGGAGTACTAACCAAAGACTTTACCCAAAGTATTAATATTGTATATAGTGATAAGAATAAGAAAAGTGTTGACTATCTTAATTTAAAGGAAATAAAAACTATTATTAAGTATCTTTTTAATAGTATTGATACTAATAAGAGAACTAATAATACTTATATCTTTCTTTTAACGGGTTTTCTTACTGGTATGAGATTAGGGGAAATACAAGCCCTTACATGGAATGATGTTAATTTTGATACATGTAAAATAGATATTAATAAAAGTTGGGATTGTTATAACTATAAATTTAAAAAAACTAAGACTAAAGCAAGCAATAGAGTAATTGTTATACCTAATAATCTAGCAAAGATACTTAAACATAAAAAAGAAACTGATAAACCTAATAGCCGGAATTTAATATTCTATAATGGTGGCGCTCGATGTGTTCCAGAGAGTTCAAACATAAATAGAGCTCTAAGGAGACTTTTTAAACGTTTAAATATTAATAGAAAAAACTATCATTTCCATAGTGTTAGACATTCTTTTGTTGCTTTGACATATAGTCTTGGTATAGATATGTACGCAATCTCAAGACACTTAGGGCACGCTAACATTACTATCACTATGAATACTTATTCCTACTTGTTAGAAGAATTTAAAGAGGAACAAGAACACAATCTTGTAAATAGCCTTACAAAAATTTACAAATAA
- a CDS encoding YjzD family protein — translation MAKQLTILFWCLIYGEVFGYIISALDGASFDPVMSGVFPMIAGWILVNIITLFIKAPKTKENNKSK, via the coding sequence ATGGCTAAACAACTTACAATTCTATTCTGGTGTTTAATTTATGGTGAAGTTTTTGGATACATCATTTCAGCCTTAGATGGCGCATCATTTGATCCTGTTATGAGTGGTGTATTTCCTATGATTGCGGGATGGATTTTAGTTAATATCATCACACTTTTCATCAAAGCACCTAAAACAAAAGAAAATAATAAAAGTAAATAA